In a genomic window of Pseudoalteromonas xiamenensis:
- a CDS encoding putative bifunctional diguanylate cyclase/phosphodiesterase has product MQSLQQNHFSEARSFFNVHYINDQQTLYFVVSKDESELVIVPANIAIISTLLDPVFLLLTLFFTAGSIYLHRLFNHEEQTIEHEDKITETLNHFFLSQGITKNQALSGPIENKYCDDLEQLLLKSTERFSQLQFQSTYLHHQDKLTLLIDRHAFLKHLSRKLMLAERSKSKCALLFIDLDGFKQVNDSFGHSYGDEVLISVAKRLNEITRHHEISDLVTINENEIDYCLSRLGGDEFSIFIDEFDNQDKCVQIAQDVLTAIETDFDIGNKIIKISASVGIATYPDSAATPQSLLQMADVAMYRAKTDGRGIFKIYSPEMSSKLRRYHYLVEELRLALASHNFFLTFQPIVHVGDCTIDYFEALVRWHHPVEGYITPSEFIPIAEETNIILELGDWIMYEACAQMSAWYYAGMKKVKMSVNVSGVQLRHRKLYSWVTDILTKTKLPASSLMLEITETTLIKASSHIIEELEQCRAAGIIIAIDDFGTGFSSLSTLADLPIDVIKIDKQFISSAHDSIKYFKILQSISELGKDLGLKLVAEGVERTEQFELVKQLGISCVQGYLVSQPQSSTRVNNKVLKANVNNVALTGTSVWLPE; this is encoded by the coding sequence ATGCAATCACTCCAGCAAAATCACTTCAGTGAAGCTCGTTCGTTTTTTAATGTCCACTACATCAACGATCAGCAAACACTCTATTTCGTAGTTAGTAAAGACGAGAGTGAACTCGTCATTGTTCCTGCAAATATCGCAATTATATCCACATTGCTCGATCCCGTTTTTTTATTATTAACGCTATTTTTTACAGCCGGCAGTATTTACCTTCACCGCTTGTTCAATCACGAAGAACAAACTATTGAGCATGAAGACAAGATAACAGAAACCCTCAATCACTTTTTTTTGTCGCAAGGCATTACGAAAAACCAAGCACTTTCTGGCCCTATAGAAAATAAATATTGCGATGACCTCGAACAGCTTCTTCTAAAATCTACAGAACGTTTTTCGCAGTTACAGTTTCAGTCAACCTATCTTCATCATCAGGACAAACTTACCCTATTAATTGATAGACACGCCTTCCTTAAGCACCTAAGTAGAAAACTTATGCTTGCGGAGCGCTCTAAATCTAAGTGTGCGCTGCTGTTTATCGATTTAGATGGCTTTAAACAAGTTAATGATTCTTTTGGCCACAGTTATGGTGATGAAGTGCTAATTAGTGTCGCCAAGCGGCTAAACGAAATAACTCGACATCATGAGATTAGCGACTTAGTTACAATCAACGAAAATGAAATCGACTATTGCCTATCTCGTTTGGGCGGTGATGAATTCTCTATTTTCATAGACGAATTCGACAATCAAGACAAATGCGTTCAAATTGCACAAGACGTATTAACTGCTATCGAAACTGACTTTGATATAGGCAATAAAATCATCAAAATCAGTGCAAGTGTTGGTATCGCAACGTACCCTGATTCTGCTGCGACACCACAGTCATTGCTGCAAATGGCGGATGTTGCGATGTACAGAGCAAAAACAGATGGCCGTGGTATCTTCAAAATCTATTCGCCAGAGATGAGCAGTAAGCTTCGCCGATATCATTATTTAGTAGAAGAGTTACGCCTTGCACTTGCGTCTCACAACTTTTTTCTTACCTTTCAACCTATTGTTCATGTTGGTGATTGCACCATTGACTATTTTGAAGCATTAGTTAGATGGCATCATCCTGTTGAGGGTTACATTACGCCCAGTGAGTTTATTCCAATTGCTGAAGAAACAAATATCATTTTGGAGCTAGGCGATTGGATCATGTACGAAGCATGTGCCCAAATGAGCGCTTGGTACTACGCTGGAATGAAAAAAGTAAAAATGTCGGTAAACGTTTCAGGTGTCCAATTACGCCACAGAAAGCTATATAGTTGGGTTACTGATATTTTAACTAAAACAAAGTTGCCAGCCTCTTCACTGATGCTTGAAATCACTGAAACCACTCTGATAAAAGCGAGTTCACACATCATTGAAGAGTTGGAACAATGCCGTGCGGCTGGCATTATTATCGCCATTGACGATTTTGGTACTGGTTTTAGTTCATTAAGTACCCTTGCTGATTTGCCCATTGATGTCATAAAAATAGACAAGCAGTTCATATCTTCGGCCCATGACAGCATCAAATATTTCAAAATACTGCAATCAATCAGCGAGCTTGGAAAAGACCTAGGTCTAAAGCTTGTTGCAGAAGGTGTTGAACGTACTGAACAATTCGAGCTGGTCAAGCAACTCGGCATAAGCTGCGTGCAGGGCTACCTTGTGAGTCAACCTCAATCATCGACCCGAGTAAACAACAAAGTGCTCAAGGCTAACGTTAACAATGTCGCGCTGACAGGCACGAGCGTCTGGTTACCTGAATAG
- a CDS encoding Lrp/AsnC family transcriptional regulator yields the protein MISEQDEKLLNLLRADARMSITDLAKLLSVSRATVQNRIAKLEQSGVIKGYRVEFGGDYANALVSAHVSIKVKQKLTTKTNLALKQMSNISALYAISGEYDLIAIVSAQNLEKLSHLLDEIGNLDGVERTTSSVILETKFER from the coding sequence ATGATAAGTGAGCAAGATGAGAAGCTGTTAAATTTGCTTCGTGCTGACGCAAGAATGAGCATAACGGACTTAGCAAAACTATTGTCCGTATCTAGGGCAACAGTTCAAAATCGAATCGCTAAGCTTGAGCAAAGTGGCGTAATAAAAGGTTATCGAGTTGAATTTGGTGGTGACTATGCGAACGCATTGGTTTCAGCCCATGTTTCCATAAAGGTAAAACAAAAGCTGACCACAAAGACGAATTTGGCACTTAAGCAAATGAGTAATATCTCTGCGCTCTATGCGATTAGTGGAGAGTACGATTTAATAGCGATTGTTTCTGCACAAAATTTAGAAAAACTAAGCCATTTACTCGATGAAATTGGCAATTTAGATGGGGTTGAACGAACCACTTCGTCTGTGATTTTAGAAACTAAATTTGAACGATAA
- a CDS encoding aspartate aminotransferase family protein: MQVNRELFDLVMAPNYNPSAVIPVKGEGSRIWDQNGDEYIDFAGGIAVNCLGHCHPALVNALKEQGEKIWHLSNVMTNEPALRLAKKLTDATFAEKVYFANSGAEANEAALKLARRYAIEKFGANKTQIISFAKSFHGRTFFTVTVGGQAAYSDGFGPKPQDIVHCDFNDIEAFKALISDNTCAVMMEPIQGEGGIIPANAEFAQTVRELCDKHNALLIFDEVQTGVGRTGNLYAYQGLGVTPDILSTAKALGGGFPIGAMITTTDIASYLKVGTHGSTYGGNPLACAVAEAAFDTVNTPEVLEGVKAKSALFRAGLEAINAKYNVFSEIRGEGLLIGAVLNNDYDGRARDFLVASANHKLLTLVAGANVVRFTPSLVIPNEDIEAGLAAFEKAVADVVNG, translated from the coding sequence ATGCAAGTAAATCGTGAGCTATTTGATCTAGTAATGGCCCCAAACTATAACCCGTCTGCGGTAATTCCAGTTAAGGGTGAAGGTTCAAGAATATGGGACCAAAATGGCGACGAGTATATCGACTTCGCCGGTGGCATTGCCGTTAACTGTTTAGGCCACTGCCACCCAGCACTTGTAAACGCGTTAAAAGAACAAGGCGAAAAGATTTGGCATTTATCGAACGTGATGACAAACGAGCCTGCTTTACGTCTTGCTAAAAAACTAACAGATGCCACATTTGCAGAAAAAGTTTATTTCGCTAACTCTGGCGCAGAAGCAAACGAAGCAGCACTTAAACTTGCTCGTCGTTACGCGATCGAAAAGTTCGGTGCAAACAAAACTCAAATTATCTCTTTTGCAAAAAGTTTCCATGGCCGTACTTTCTTTACCGTCACTGTTGGTGGACAAGCTGCATACTCAGATGGCTTCGGTCCAAAACCTCAAGATATCGTTCATTGCGATTTCAATGACATTGAAGCATTCAAAGCGTTGATCAGCGACAACACGTGTGCGGTTATGATGGAACCTATCCAAGGTGAAGGTGGTATCATTCCAGCTAATGCTGAATTCGCTCAAACAGTGCGTGAGTTATGTGATAAACACAATGCATTATTAATTTTTGATGAAGTACAAACAGGCGTAGGTCGCACTGGTAATCTTTATGCTTATCAAGGTCTAGGTGTTACACCTGATATTCTTTCAACAGCAAAAGCGCTAGGTGGTGGTTTCCCTATTGGTGCGATGATCACCACGACTGATATTGCTAGCTATTTAAAAGTTGGCACTCACGGTTCAACTTATGGTGGTAACCCGCTAGCTTGCGCAGTAGCTGAAGCAGCGTTTGATACAGTAAATACGCCTGAAGTACTCGAAGGTGTGAAAGCTAAATCTGCGCTATTCCGTGCAGGCTTAGAAGCAATCAATGCTAAATACAACGTATTCTCTGAAATTCGTGGTGAAGGTCTTCTAATCGGCGCTGTACTAAACAACGATTATGATGGCCGAGCGCGGGATTTCCTAGTAGCAAGCGCGAACCATAAATTGCTTACGCTTGTTGCAGGCGCAAATGTAGTGCGCTTCACTCCTTCATTAGTAATCCCAAATGAAGACATTGAAGCTGGTTTGGCGGCGTTTGAAAAAGCGGTTGCTGACGTGGTTAACGGCTAA
- the astA gene encoding arginine N-succinyltransferase has protein sequence MKVLRPIKATDFAALRTIAEESGPGFTSLPVDDEKLQSKIARSEDSFKKPVDCPTDEGYLFVLEDFETKTILGTTAIEAAVGMDTPLYHYYKSKSVHHSKTLNVYNTVEVLTMCNDYTGATEICTLFLRPDFRKGLAGRFLSRSRFLFMADHQSRFSDTVIAEMRGVNDENGHSPFWEWLQDHFFSIDFPVADHLVGLGNKVFIAELMPKHPIYVNLLSEEAQSVIGHVHEKTMPALKLLEKEGFEHRGYVDLFDAGPTVECRMQNIRSIKESKEYPICIGEASGEVTLAISNQKLADFRATYTKQAIFDERKQELVVTPQVAEALELKNGDSVRFFEL, from the coding sequence ATGAAAGTATTAAGACCCATTAAAGCGACTGACTTCGCAGCTCTACGCACGATAGCGGAAGAATCCGGACCAGGATTTACCTCGTTGCCTGTCGACGATGAAAAGCTACAAAGTAAAATTGCGCGTTCTGAAGACAGCTTCAAAAAGCCTGTTGATTGTCCTACTGACGAAGGTTATCTCTTTGTTTTGGAAGATTTCGAAACAAAAACCATACTTGGAACAACGGCCATTGAAGCAGCTGTTGGCATGGATACGCCGCTCTATCATTACTACAAAAGTAAATCGGTTCACCACTCGAAAACGCTCAACGTATACAACACGGTTGAAGTTTTAACCATGTGTAATGACTACACTGGTGCAACGGAAATTTGTACCCTGTTTTTACGTCCAGATTTTAGAAAAGGGTTAGCAGGTCGTTTCTTATCTCGCTCTCGCTTTTTGTTCATGGCGGATCATCAGAGTCGATTCTCCGATACCGTCATTGCAGAGATGCGCGGTGTGAATGATGAGAATGGTCATTCACCATTCTGGGAATGGTTGCAAGATCATTTCTTTAGCATAGATTTTCCTGTTGCCGATCACCTTGTAGGGCTTGGCAATAAAGTGTTCATTGCTGAACTTATGCCAAAACACCCTATTTATGTGAATCTGCTCAGTGAAGAGGCTCAGTCGGTCATTGGACATGTTCACGAAAAGACCATGCCGGCACTTAAGTTACTTGAAAAAGAAGGTTTTGAGCACCGTGGTTATGTTGATTTGTTCGACGCAGGTCCAACAGTCGAGTGTCGCATGCAAAACATTCGCAGCATCAAAGAATCGAAGGAATATCCAATCTGTATTGGTGAAGCCAGTGGTGAAGTCACTCTTGCCATAAGCAATCAAAAGCTCGCTGATTTTAGAGCGACTTACACTAAACAGGCTATCTTCGACGAAAGGAAACAAGAACTGGTTGTAACACCACAAGTGGCTGAAGCGCTTGAGCTTAAAAATGGCGACTCTGTGAGGTTTTTCGAATTATAA
- a CDS encoding DUF1338 domain-containing protein — translation MHNNVDTLFANLWDNYLSVTPSAVKVHELLGSTQQDDVINDHIALRTFNHSKIGLEKLAAHFLAVGYKECGEYHFEAKKLYAKHFEHSDPTKPKVFISELLLEKCSEQLQSIINRMIDQIDPSVVENDNFLYSGTHWQVSHEEYKTLLTESEYAAWMAAWGFRANHFTVSINYLNKFETIESVNQALKDGGFALNTSGGEIKGSPEVLLEQSSTLADEFSVKFSDGEFAIPSCFYEFALRYPKADGELYTGFVAASADKIFESTNAR, via the coding sequence ATGCACAACAACGTAGATACACTTTTTGCAAACCTCTGGGATAACTACTTATCAGTTACACCATCAGCGGTTAAAGTTCATGAGCTTTTGGGGTCAACACAACAAGACGACGTAATAAATGACCACATCGCTTTGCGTACATTCAACCACTCGAAAATCGGTTTAGAAAAGCTTGCTGCACACTTTTTAGCAGTCGGTTACAAAGAGTGTGGTGAGTATCATTTCGAAGCAAAGAAATTGTACGCTAAACACTTCGAACATTCAGATCCAACTAAACCAAAAGTATTTATTTCAGAATTACTTTTAGAAAAGTGTTCTGAACAATTACAAAGTATTATCAATCGAATGATCGACCAAATTGATCCTTCCGTTGTTGAAAACGATAACTTTTTGTACTCGGGAACACATTGGCAAGTAAGCCATGAAGAATACAAAACCTTGTTAACTGAGAGCGAATATGCTGCGTGGATGGCTGCGTGGGGCTTCAGAGCTAATCACTTTACCGTTAGCATTAACTATTTGAACAAGTTTGAAACCATCGAGTCTGTGAATCAAGCATTAAAAGATGGTGGTTTTGCATTGAATACTTCGGGCGGTGAAATCAAAGGCTCACCAGAAGTTCTGCTAGAGCAATCTTCAACGCTTGCTGATGAGTTCTCAGTGAAATTCAGCGATGGCGAATTCGCAATCCCAAGTTGCTTTTATGAATTCGCCCTTCGCTACCCTAAAGCAGACGGTGAACTTTATACAGGTTTTGTTGCAGCTTCAGCGGATAAAATTTTCGAAAGTACTAACGCTCGTTAG
- a CDS encoding polyphosphate kinase 2 family protein, which translates to MVSPIILRNNSICIEELAEAHPALDDKKVYRQALKYWQNELLHVQQAYYHQQKRALIVFEGWDAAGKGGAIRRITEKLDPRGYAVYPISAPHEEEQGKHYLYRFFNKLPSKGCLAIFDRSYYGRVLVERVEGFATHAQWQRAYQEINEFERLLIDDDVKVIKLFLHINEDEQLKRFEERLNNPFKRWKLTAEDVRNRQKRDDYIHAYNDMFCKTDTETAPWHIILAEHKWYARVKILETIVNALSEDIVVAPPEIDHEVVKLAKQQLGLSVKE; encoded by the coding sequence ATGGTTAGTCCCATTATTTTACGGAACAACAGTATTTGCATCGAAGAGTTGGCTGAAGCTCACCCTGCGCTTGATGATAAAAAGGTCTACCGACAAGCACTTAAGTATTGGCAAAATGAACTGCTCCACGTGCAGCAAGCATATTATCACCAACAAAAAAGAGCGTTGATAGTTTTTGAAGGATGGGATGCAGCAGGTAAAGGTGGTGCAATTCGTCGCATTACAGAAAAGTTGGATCCTCGAGGTTATGCTGTATATCCGATTTCAGCTCCACATGAAGAGGAACAAGGCAAGCATTACCTCTACCGATTTTTTAATAAGTTGCCTAGTAAAGGGTGCTTAGCGATTTTTGATCGTTCTTATTATGGCAGAGTGTTAGTCGAGCGTGTTGAAGGCTTTGCAACACACGCACAGTGGCAACGAGCTTATCAAGAAATAAACGAATTTGAACGTTTACTGATTGATGATGACGTAAAAGTAATCAAGCTATTTCTCCACATCAATGAAGATGAACAGCTAAAACGTTTTGAAGAACGTCTTAATAATCCATTTAAGCGATGGAAACTCACAGCAGAAGACGTTCGAAATCGTCAAAAGCGGGACGACTACATTCATGCTTATAACGATATGTTTTGTAAGACAGATACAGAAACAGCTCCATGGCATATCATTTTGGCTGAACATAAATGGTATGCACGTGTGAAAATTCTTGAAACGATAGTAAACGCACTGAGTGAAGATATCGTTGTTGCGCCCCCTGAAATCGACCACGAAGTCGTGAAGCTCGCGAAACAGCAACTCGGACTCAGCGTTAAGGAGTAA
- a CDS encoding DUF2252 family protein, with the protein MDRSTWLKTRLQFVDGKAPDKSIAKHLKMATSPFYFFRGSASVFYADIHSNHLSLPNELLSIPLTTIMGDCHVSNFGFISEEGAHGETLIFAPNDFDDACLGHAVWDILRYLVSLPLAQQEGVRLKQEFINNQSPDREKDHVKASQVQDAMHAFIQSYMEYCQSSLAGHITSQSALLAFSEKHILFKRWQKGLQRLSDGAAFLTKSTLAKEIDCFSFPLKFREDDSKFRRLDQLKDEEIRNVFAPYVSDDILDIVERVDAGTGSNNMLRYYLLVGPKDITPETLSLCYIVEVKQQREAAPLHFFPQLCITNRLNPAHLTVHCQRRMQRRPDLILDDALWQGQHYLIRSRHHARVGIDPEHITLGKRAAIKDGFTQYAQTCGEALALAHMRGDRRSLAFQQQIIDVLPRYINKLVDMATKYADQVSHDHALLVEMLSHGINEPVVGEN; encoded by the coding sequence ATGGACCGCTCTACATGGTTAAAGACTAGACTGCAGTTTGTTGATGGCAAAGCACCGGATAAATCTATTGCAAAACACCTAAAAATGGCCACCAGCCCTTTTTACTTTTTTAGAGGCAGTGCCAGCGTATTCTACGCTGATATTCACTCCAACCATTTGTCATTACCAAATGAATTATTGAGTATACCTTTAACGACCATTATGGGTGATTGCCATGTCAGTAATTTCGGTTTCATCAGTGAAGAAGGCGCACATGGCGAAACCCTTATCTTTGCTCCCAATGACTTTGACGATGCCTGTCTCGGTCATGCAGTTTGGGATATATTAAGATATCTTGTCAGCCTACCTCTCGCACAACAAGAAGGCGTTCGGTTAAAACAAGAATTTATCAACAACCAATCGCCCGATAGAGAAAAAGATCATGTAAAAGCATCTCAAGTTCAGGATGCAATGCATGCATTCATTCAATCTTACATGGAATATTGTCAATCATCGTTAGCAGGTCATATAACGAGTCAGTCTGCTCTGCTTGCGTTTAGCGAGAAGCACATTTTATTCAAACGTTGGCAAAAAGGCTTACAACGTTTAAGTGATGGCGCTGCATTTCTAACAAAAAGTACATTAGCTAAAGAAATTGATTGCTTCTCCTTTCCTCTTAAGTTTAGAGAAGACGATAGTAAGTTTCGACGTTTAGATCAGCTAAAGGATGAAGAAATTAGAAACGTGTTCGCGCCTTATGTATCTGATGACATTTTAGACATCGTTGAACGTGTTGACGCAGGTACAGGTTCGAATAACATGTTACGCTATTACTTGCTAGTTGGTCCAAAAGACATTACACCTGAAACACTTTCCCTTTGTTACATCGTTGAAGTCAAACAACAGCGCGAAGCTGCACCGCTTCACTTTTTCCCTCAACTCTGTATAACCAACCGATTAAATCCAGCGCATTTAACCGTGCATTGCCAACGCAGAATGCAAAGACGTCCAGACTTAATTTTGGATGATGCGCTTTGGCAAGGGCAACACTATCTGATCCGGTCACGTCATCACGCCCGAGTAGGCATTGATCCTGAACATATCACGCTTGGCAAACGTGCAGCAATTAAAGACGGTTTTACCCAATATGCGCAGACCTGCGGAGAAGCATTAGCGCTCGCGCATATGAGAGGTGATCGTCGCTCACTTGCGTTCCAACAACAGATCATTGACGTGTTGCCTAGATACATAAACAAACTTGTCGACATGGCAACAAAATATGCTGATCAAGTATCCCACGATCATGCGCTTCTAGTTGAGATGCTTTCTCACGGTATAAATGAGCCCGTCGTAGGCGAAAATTAG
- a CDS encoding ribonuclease Z, translating into MNIHFLGTSSGSPSLSRNMSATGLSFERSKSWVLVDCAEGTQHQLLKSTLSPYHLSIIAITHLHGDHCYGLPGLIAAIMVSGRTTPVELIAPTKVIQFVRTTLSLTQLDLPFDLRCHAIEDIENKLTFDCCDIEIIELKHRVPSYGFRITERQIPRKLRIEQLQNDGVLSGPHYNTLQKGNDVYFNKRLLRAKDYTFYSWRPRTVIVCGDNEKPALLADAVKGADLLIHEATFTNRDLLKIRTNTGHSDAMRIAQFAEKHQLPTLALFHFSVRYHGRDMLTPLQHEASRNYSGELIFAYDGLIYTVRKHLN; encoded by the coding sequence GTGAATATACATTTTTTAGGCACATCGTCAGGTAGTCCTAGCCTAAGCCGGAATATGTCGGCAACTGGGCTTAGTTTTGAACGTTCTAAATCGTGGGTGCTGGTTGATTGTGCCGAGGGTACTCAGCATCAATTGCTTAAAAGTACCTTATCGCCTTACCATCTAAGCATTATCGCCATCACTCACCTTCATGGAGATCATTGCTATGGTTTACCTGGCCTTATCGCTGCGATTATGGTTTCTGGACGTACTACTCCCGTTGAGCTAATCGCACCAACTAAGGTCATTCAATTTGTCCGCACTACACTTTCGTTAACTCAACTTGATTTGCCTTTTGATTTACGATGCCATGCAATTGAAGACATAGAAAATAAGCTTACGTTTGATTGCTGTGACATCGAAATAATTGAATTGAAGCATCGAGTACCAAGCTATGGATTTCGAATTACGGAACGCCAAATTCCAAGAAAGCTGCGAATTGAACAGCTTCAAAATGATGGTGTTCTTTCTGGCCCTCATTACAACACCCTACAAAAGGGAAATGACGTTTATTTCAATAAACGGCTTTTGAGAGCTAAAGACTACACATTCTATTCTTGGCGGCCTAGAACAGTAATTGTGTGCGGGGACAATGAAAAGCCAGCATTGCTAGCAGATGCCGTTAAAGGGGCTGATTTACTTATTCACGAGGCAACGTTTACTAATAGAGATCTCTTGAAAATACGCACGAACACAGGGCACAGTGATGCAATGCGAATTGCCCAGTTTGCAGAGAAACATCAACTACCCACCCTTGCTCTTTTTCATTTTTCAGTACGCTATCATGGGCGGGATATGCTGACTCCATTACAGCATGAAGCCAGCAGAAACTATTCGGGAGAGCTAATTTTCGCCTACGACGGGCTCATTTATACCGTGAGAAAGCATCTCAACTAG
- a CDS encoding DUF3081 family protein — translation MKNEIDSKTLLLVYEHIQLHGELVDEGKMLNGVTAFSDFDGYTVYLKTNGAQLRFGFHNTYHLDYEKEDQKTVFMDAINRIKDIALNEQSQM, via the coding sequence ATGAAAAATGAAATTGATAGCAAGACCTTGCTGCTTGTCTACGAGCATATACAGCTCCATGGTGAATTAGTGGATGAAGGCAAAATGCTCAATGGAGTGACCGCCTTCTCAGATTTCGATGGCTACACAGTGTATTTAAAGACAAATGGCGCACAATTGCGATTTGGCTTTCACAATACATATCATCTCGACTATGAAAAAGAAGATCAAAAAACGGTTTTCATGGACGCGATAAACCGAATTAAAGATATTGCCCTTAATGAACAAAGTCAGATGTAA
- a CDS encoding phosphate ABC transporter substrate-binding protein — MIKYSLISLALLSASASAGVAVVVHPSNTSALDAAAINRIFTGKEKAFSNGNKVIPIGQDSGTAATGEFNEKVLNKTAAQLKAYWSKLVFTGKGTPPKEVSNDQEVIKLISSNPDTIGYVSTDAVDASVKVVMEF, encoded by the coding sequence ATGATCAAGTATTCATTAATCAGTTTGGCGCTTCTAAGTGCAAGCGCGTCAGCAGGCGTAGCGGTAGTCGTCCATCCAAGCAATACCAGCGCATTGGATGCCGCAGCGATAAATCGTATATTTACGGGTAAAGAAAAGGCATTTTCTAACGGAAATAAAGTGATTCCGATAGGGCAGGATAGCGGCACAGCTGCAACAGGTGAGTTCAATGAGAAAGTGTTGAATAAGACAGCCGCTCAATTGAAAGCGTATTGGTCAAAACTCGTCTTTACTGGAAAAGGCACGCCTCCGAAAGAAGTGTCGAATGATCAAGAAGTGATTAAGTTAATCAGTTCTAATCCCGACACAATCGGGTATGTGTCAACAGACGCAGTTGACGCTTCAGTAAAAGTGGTGATGGAATTTTAA
- a CDS encoding porin, whose amino-acid sequence MKLKYSLLVVALTSLSAHADVNISGFASVNAGKVLNGTGVPQYGVEPTFLADYPIVSAYTEDFSFKPESLIGLQVSAELGEGLSVTGQVVARGADDYNAEFEWAYISYELNDSWTVQAGKKRLPLFYYSDFYDVGYAYVWMRPPADNYTWQIFNYEGINFLYNGSIGDWSMTANIYAGKEDDPNNKLLSDFFFQKPTREIWEDIFGGVATFSKDWLEIRVTHMQYTNRRFIDGEPSMWDGKDSRDGKFYGLAANADFGNFFILSEFNRLDLGGNLDTYMLSAGYRFGNVTPYVMFSDFSQDGDGDTEKHNTKAVGVRWDFHPSAAFKMQYDKVEDESFDLAVAGDSEAITFGVDVVF is encoded by the coding sequence ATGAAATTAAAATATTCTCTTCTTGTAGTTGCGCTCACGTCACTCTCAGCGCATGCAGACGTGAACATTTCAGGGTTTGCCAGTGTAAATGCAGGCAAAGTATTAAACGGAACAGGGGTGCCTCAATACGGCGTTGAACCGACCTTTCTTGCTGATTATCCAATAGTTTCTGCTTATACGGAAGATTTTTCGTTTAAACCAGAGTCACTTATTGGTCTTCAAGTAAGTGCTGAGCTCGGGGAAGGCTTAAGCGTTACAGGGCAAGTAGTCGCTCGTGGGGCTGATGACTATAATGCAGAATTTGAATGGGCCTACATATCGTATGAACTAAACGACAGTTGGACCGTCCAGGCTGGTAAGAAGCGGTTACCTCTATTTTATTACTCGGACTTTTATGATGTCGGGTATGCTTACGTCTGGATGCGGCCTCCAGCGGACAACTACACGTGGCAAATATTTAACTATGAAGGAATCAACTTCCTCTATAACGGGTCCATAGGTGATTGGTCCATGACAGCCAATATTTACGCTGGTAAAGAAGATGACCCGAACAATAAATTACTTTCTGATTTTTTCTTTCAAAAGCCTACACGTGAAATTTGGGAGGATATTTTTGGTGGCGTAGCAACGTTTAGCAAAGATTGGTTAGAAATTCGTGTTACCCACATGCAATATACAAATCGTCGTTTTATTGATGGCGAACCATCGATGTGGGATGGTAAAGATTCTCGCGATGGTAAATTCTATGGTTTAGCTGCCAATGCGGATTTTGGAAACTTCTTTATTTTGTCCGAATTTAACCGTCTTGACCTCGGTGGTAATCTTGACACATATATGTTGAGTGCGGGTTATCGGTTTGGCAATGTGACTCCATACGTTATGTTCTCGGACTTTAGCCAAGATGGCGATGGAGATACCGAAAAACACAATACAAAAGCTGTGGGCGTTCGTTGGGATTTTCATCCTTCTGCAGCATTTAAGATGCAATACGACAAAGTTGAAGATGAATCATTCGACTTAGCGGTGGCTGGTGACAGTGAAGCAATCACGTTTGGCGTTGACGTCGTATTTTAG